The DNA window GGGGGGCGCTCCGGAGGAGTGGGAGACCACCGGCAGGCCAGCGGGAGAGACAGCCAGCCTAACGGGAGGGTAGCCACACCCCCCCAGAACAGAGCCCCTGCCACACAGACGAGGAAACCCCCTGCGCCTACCGACAGGTGAGTGCCGACCAATTGCAGTCCAGCGCCACTGTGTATTAGCATCTGTGCGTGCGTTCGTgcccgcgcgtgtgtgttttgcttACTCAGCATGCCATGCCAGCACCAGAGCTGCcagtttcttcccccccccactccacccagaaaaaaactgctgacATCACCAACCAGCTTTCTGTATTATCCAgacactctcccccccctccccaggaaacaaggggtggggggagaggggaacaCAATGGGtaaccctgccctgccctgtcgGGGAATATGTGAAGCCCTGTTCTGTAATCCCTCCTTTATTCAACAGAGTGAATCAGCACATTGGCCGCGGCTAGCGGAGCTTTCGGGCAGGCAGATTCCCCCGGCCTGGCGTCGAAAGCGCGGCGCTCAGCGCTTACTGTGCCGGGGGGCGTTTGGCTCGCTGTCCAGCTTCAGACCGGACGCGACGCTAGGAATGATGCGCAGGTGGAACAGGTGTACAGCAGGGATTCGTCCTGATTGGGTGGAGCTGTGTAGGGGCGTGACTTAGTGACCTGTCGGGCCAGAGTCTGATTGGTGCTCCTATATTTTAAGAGTCTGAATCACTGACACAGGTCTTCTTAGTGCTAGTCCTGGAGTACTGCGGTGTGTTCCAGTTTTGGTTTCACGCAATCTCTTATTTGATTAAGGTTGTTCATTTTGTGCTGAAGTAAATTGTAGCACAATGCAGGCTTGGCTTATCACcgtttgctttgtgtttgagcTCCTCGTTTTCCAGAAATGGTGTACATTCAATAACCTGACCTTTCTTTCAATAGTTAGGACGACATTGATCAATTTACCAATTGTGTGAATGTGACCTCTTTCGAGTGGACTAATTTGCCAAAGCATGACACAGCAAATTAAAGCATTAGCTGTCTGAGATCTGATCTGACtagtatttttagttttttttactgaatgtgcAATATTAATTACTTTCAATAGGAATATCTGTATCTCTCAGTATTGCAGCTCATTGCTAATTTGAAAGGAATGCTAAGGTGTGCTGGAGGTTGATGAAGCTCCTTGCTTCTGCAAACTGCTGGCATTTCAGGTTCCAGGCTCATTAGAGTTAGCAGTGATAGGTGACAAATTGATTCATTACTCTGAGGTAGGATTTTCATAATTGCCTAAGATTAACTTTGGAAAATTAACCATCAAGActcatattatattatattatataatatgcTGGTGCATAGTTAGGATAGGTTTTGTTTAGAGTTTGCCAACACTGTAAAGCTAAAACGATACTTTTAAACCGGTGCCAGTGCCTAAAGGGTTCTTGAACCAGCACCTTCTTTAACCccttgaagagtaggttttttggaatgttctttcaaaattctaagctgCTGTTCTAGAACGCCATTGCTTTCAAGTaccggtagtgattgttacatcagcattagaatgttacTGCATTAGaatgatcttacaccttaaagggttaaaataaagagcaaccCATGACAAAAGGGCATGTTTTTTATTGGAAAGGCAAAGAAATtgaacaatttgttttttttttattatacttcATACTCATGATATTCTTTATACTTATAACTtcgtttttgccattttgactgagtttaacgtttgctagcttgctaacggtACCTGCCGTCACTGAGCGACAGAGCGAGTGTAACGTTAGCTGGTGAAGGCATACGGCACCAAGTTCTGCATTGCGATTCAGTCTGGTAGTTACCGGTCGTGTGGGAACCATAGTGCCAGTGTTACTGTGTTCCGGTACCCATGGGCACACTTACCATAGAGCCTTCGTTCTGTATAATGGGAAGTGCAGAAGTGCTGAACGGTGCAGCTGTGCGTGTCTCGTTTCTGAAAGTGTATCTCATCAGCCCGAAATTGCCTAAATTAATGACTTTATTTACATTGCACTTTTCACACAGTGGTTtgcaaagtgcttcacagatgagcatgtgcatttatgaaatagtaaaaaaaaaaaaacagagaataaaaaggaaaaataataacagaaacaaCACCGCGATGAAAGGCCGTGTGCGTGAAATAAGATGAGTATTGGTAAAGTTAGTAAatagagagatgaataaacgaGAGGGCTGGTACACGTTCTACGCTGCAGGGGCTGGCTGCGTACCGCGACTGACGATGAGGCGTCTGTGCGTAACGCGGTCCTCAGTTCAGGGGGAGGGCCCGGTGGTACGGCCCAGCGACCGTCGCTCTGTCGGTAACGGGCTGTGGAGGGCAAATAGTAAATGGGTCTGGAGCTCTTTGGTTAGCTCCGCTAGCTGCGGCAGCGCATGCACTCTCCGTGCTTTTGTTTTAGACCAGTGGGAGGTGCGAGTCTGTGGAGTCTCGGCTCGGCACGGACTGAGAATGGGCGGTGAGGTCGACGCACGCCGCAGCTGCTATGGCGACGTCTGCCCATTCCCGAGGAATATATTTccgtaagggtgtgtgtgtgtgcgtgtgcgtgtgtgtgtgttgtaaggaaaaaaggacgtctctcgaacgtgatgaaaaagtacgaagtttatttccaataccggcagtgacaaagcgcacgaatgacaccttggattcagcagagtcagacTAAACCACgaacctttccagaggctgcttcttatttgttttcgaaGCTTTGATCAGTagtgttgaatacacatacCAAGACGGATGTAGTCGGTCCTTGTAACACCTATCAATTAGGCCATAGTGTATTGGCcgtcctgttgtgattgaattagcacgtctgttgacttgaatggttcccaatctctcactcctggtcgctattctaccattctaccaactgtattgtgataatgataagatcaagggaatgtgtggccagcagacacattggcatcagagacagactTCTTACAGTGTGTTCTGTTGGTGCATGCGTCTGCTTGTGTTTATGTATTTCCGCgtttgcgtgcgtgtatatAAATTGCACCCAGTGATCttgtgatgtttgtgtgttgtatgGCATTACCTGCTTATTTGCATTGAGATGTATGAATCTCAGTCGTGTTTGAGAGAACGAGCCAGCCTTTGCCAGAGCAGTGAGAAAGGTGGCAAACctgtttttctgcatttcattcAGAGGTAAACACTAGGCACAGGGGCCAAGCCAACTGAACTATGATTAAAGACAATTCAGAACTCTGAACTCCAGTCATGGGATTTCCTGGGACCCTGTTTCATTGATAGGCCCCccagaaaaacaggaacaccAAAAACAAATGAGAGCTGGATTAGAAGGGTAAAATTTCTCTAACCCCCCCAGTCCTGAGAGGctctgatcccagatcagctctGGCTGAGCCGCTGCTCTTGTTGTTTTCCAGGCCAGAGAAGAGGatgctgatcccagatcagctctGACTGAGCCGctgctcttgtttttttccaggtCAGAGAAGAGGATGGCTCTGCCCTCCAGGTTTCAGAAGGAAGTGCAGACTCACCTCTCCAGGAACCCGCAGCAGGCTGCAGGTATGTCCGCTccacaggactcagacagggagacggacggagagagagatgggtggtAGAGTGTGAGAGGTCAGAGATACAGAGGTGtggagacagagaagagagtGGTAGAGCATAAATATGGATCTGCGGAAAttgagaggggtggagagaggagagatatgcagagagagagagcgatggagaggaagagattTGCAGTAGGCGGGATGTTGGAGGGTGGCACATCGGGGCCTCTCCACAGGGGCGTATGTTTTAACCAGAGGGCCGGAATgggtgttgctgttgttttgtttcgGGGCACATCTCCCTGCAGCACCGTGATCCAGCACCACTCGGTCCTTTGGGTCCAGGACCCCAGGTGGCACAGCCACAGAAGTCGTGGGGTTTCCAGGAAACCCTCAATGCTCAGCGCTGATTACCCAGAAGAGGGGTGGCCTCTGTTGTCCTACTGGGCTGTGCTGGCTCTGGCTTAACAGCATGCTGAACATAAGCAGCACATTTTATACTAAAATCACCAGCTGTTTGATGCACTGCACCGTCCATATGAGGGCATTAATTCCAAGGCCCTGGGTGTCTTCCTCATACCAGACCTGTAGAAGTGATCTCTTATGATCTGAATATGGCCCTCTAACCATTCTGTTGAATTGCTACATCAATtggatgataataataataataatgatgatgatgatgatgataattatgatgatgatcGTGATAATAATAACGTTCCTCTTTGAAACAAGCCTTTAAATTCTTGCGGCCTGTCCTGTGCACACGTCCTGCACTCTTTCTTTCCCAGCTCCCGCGAACCTGAACGAGAGTGCCCCGCCCGCCAAGGCCAGAGGCGCGCAGCCCAGCAGCGGGTACAGCCCACAGGTGGTCCAGACCCGCATCAGAGAGGTTCTCAACAAGCACAGCAATGGATTGTGGGTGTCCAAGCTGCCCCAGCTGTACCGGGAGCTGTACAAAGAGGAGTTTCCCCAGGAAGCTCTGAGAGACCTGGAGCACTGGTCCCACATAGGCACAGTGAGCACTGAGGCTAATGCTTTatcctgcctgtgtgtgtgtgtgtgtgtgtgtgtgtgtgtgtctgtttgtctgtttgtctgactgtctgtatctgtctgtctgttagcTGTGTCGCTGTGTACAGACTGTGCTGATCTCTGTTAGCTGTGTACAGAATGTACTAATGTCTGTTAGGTGTACAGACTGTACTGATTTGTTAGCTGTGTACAGACTGTACTGATCTCTGTTACCTGTGTATAGACTGTACTGATCTCTGTTAGCTGTGTACAAACTACAGATCTCTGTTAGCTGCGTACAAACTACTGATCTCAGTTAGCTGTGTACAGAATGTACTGATCTGTTAGCTGTGTACAGTCTGTACTGATCTGTTAGCTGTGTACAGAATGTACTGATCTGTTAGCTGTGTACAGACTGTACTGATCTGTTGTGTATGACTGCAATACCCTGTATTATTGCAGGTAGAGAAGCCGTGCAGCAGTAACCCCTCAGAGCTCCTGCTGTACCCCTCTAAAGACCCGCCCCGCCCTTCCTCCGCCCCTGGCAGGAAGTCCCGCACCCCAACCCCGCCCCTGccggcctcctgctcctcctcctccgcttcctcctccccttcctcctcctccccctcctctccctgcccgTCGCCCAGCCCTCAGCCCCCCCAGCCTCTGCCCCCCGACCTCAAGGCCAAACTGGGGGAGCTCCTGCAGAAGCACAGCAACGGGGTGTGGGCCCACGCCCTGCCGAAACTCTTCCTGGACACCTACAAGCGCAAGCTCCCCGAGCACGCCCTGCGGGACCTGAGCCTGCTGGCCGACGTCTGCACCGTGGACCACCCCATGCCCGGCAACCCCAAAAAGGCCATCCTGTACGCGCGGGCCGCCGGGGGGGAGCCGGCCCGCAAGCGGGCGGATCCAGAGGCGGGGCGTCGGCCCGGCGCCCAATCGGTGCCTCCCCTGCAAATCCCTGAGGCGGAGTACCCCTCCGTGCTGGTGTTGGAGGCCTCGAGCACCAGCAGCGTCGTACTCAGGCAAGCCCCGAaagcgcccccccctcctcctgctacCCCCTGCTTTGCCCCCTCTGGGCCAACTTTTGGGTGCACTGCTGCTGTTAGCCCTCTCCTCTGAGCACCAGGTCAACAGGTTCCCGTTAGAATCCCTCGACAGGCTTTCCGATTTGTGATTGTTCGTGGGGTTTTTCCTTAATCGTTTATCAAGAAGTAGTGaggcccccctcctcccccagacCATAAGTATCTGAAACAGAGGCCGCGGCCTTGGGCACTCTGGGACACAGGCAGCAGGAACAAAGCAGAATAGAGACCTCTGAGTCATTTAGGGTCTGAAAGTCTGAAAATTAGTTGTGAATTGCCCCTCTGAATTACGTCAAGAAAGTTAATCAGGGCCTGTAACTGACCTGGGGGCTGCAAACCCTTTTGCAGTGATGATGTGTTTCTCATTCCCCCACACTGGGCCCTGTTTGCCGGAgtaaggctgcattcacacccgatcaggcaatgcggcccCTTGCCGTGGTGTTGTGCGGAGGTGTGAGCGTGTCACTACATGGTCCATTTGTGTGACgtcatgttgtgaactttaacccccccccccctccatttcctgtccgctaactcaaaaaaagaaaggaaaggaagtTTCTTACTATCATTATTTTGCAGCATAGACTGCCAGCCAGACGCAGAcgtcgaagctgggtacactaaataaaccaagcgaggacacaactgggagagtatcatcgtttggtccatgaactccatagtgctgggtacaataaactaacatGCAAGAATTGCTAAATAGCAaatcttttatacagcttaattccgACGTTTggaattgatatttagctagtaaTTATTGTTTCGGTACTCGTCCCATTACCCGGTACTGTCAAATCACGATGAGGaacataaaatcaaatcttaggaaatgaatcgcgtcagtaattcatctgacagtttCTTGGTAAACAGCGGactgctacatggtaatttaaacaacttgcgtgattggccactgcagcgtgacgtcgggttgcgttccggcaaaagttgattctgggTCAACTTTCTTGCCGCAGGCCGCTGCGTTTTTTTCGGCACCCCATGCGGTCCCCACTGCCACAGCCTAAACGCACTACCcccatttaaatgaatgggaagactgccgtttttgccgcattgcctgatctggtgtgaatgcagcctaagTTTCAGAGGCACTGCGCTGGTTTTTACCTGGGACTCACCTGGTTCACTGCGCCCCCTACAGGTACATAGGAGAGGGGTACTCGCAGGCCCAGGAGGCTCTGGAAGACCAGATGTGGGAGTTTTACGGCCAGGGCGGCACCCCCAAGGCCCTGCcctccccggcccccggccAGCTGGCCGCCGTCAagaacgaggaagaggaggaggttcTCCGGGCCCGAGTGTGCGAAGTCGCGGCTGATAAGGTCAAGGTACGGGCGTGATTCTCGCTGTATCTGAATACCTGCTGGTCGTGAGGGTGCAGTGAGGGTTTGTGAACCTTGTAATGGGCGGGACTAccatgagctgtcaatcactgacctgtttgaaccaatcaacaGGTTGCTGTTGTCCACAGCAAAACAAGGTATTGGTTCCAATTAGTCACTCATTGGGCTCATTCAAAGGGTGGAATATTCCGTTGTGCTTTGAAAGTTCAATCTGTGGGGGAAGTTCATTCTAAACAGCTACATTTCCAAACAtttggtgctctgaaatgtacCCGTTGCTCTTGGAAGCCGCACCCATTTTTGGCACTCTAAAACCTCACTCCCCCGTCACTGCCTGGAGGCCCTTTCCCGTTCTTGTTCACCATGTTGACGAGTGATGTTCACCACTTCTTGTTTCTCTCCAGGTTTACTATGTGGATCACGGCTTTTCTGAGCTGGTCAGCAAAGAAAAGCTTCTGGAACTGCACGAGACGTTCTGCAGGCTGCCCTTCCAGGCCGCTAAGTGCAGACTAGCTGGTGCGTTCCCCGGGGTCCCCCTCACATTGGGCAGAACGTGGAGTTTCATTCGCGGACAAGAAGTGGGCGTGACCAGCATGCTCCAGTGTGTCTGGTCAAATCTGACACATTCTCAAAAAAGAGGTTCCAAATTTAGAAGCCTTGCCTCTAGGGTTTCCAACAGCCTGGTATTAGCTGTGAAGCCCCGTATTTCAGCCAAAAATTGTCCTGTGCAGTGTCCCATATTTGTCCTGCAAATTGACCTTACTTTGAGGAAAAACTAGAAAACAAAGTTGGAGGAAGACAGCACTGTTGGTACTTGTAAGAGCTTAGAAATAATCTACCTTATTCaggttgctgtgtggttgttgTGCCCTGTAAATATTATTCACTTCATAAATAACCCCCAACACGTGATGTGTCCTTGTGTTTGAGCAAGGCCAGTGTTGGCACCCTGAAGGTCCTTCCTCATGCTCAACGAGAACCTGTTTTTAGGTCTGGAGCCTTTCTGCAGCGAGCCAGCGGTGCTGAAGAGGCTCGAGTCCCTGGCCTGTGAGAAGATCCTATTGGCTGAGATCCTGGAGCGGGACCAGACACCCCTGGTGGTGCTGTATGACACGTCGCAGGATGATGATGTCAACATCAACGCCGCCTGCATGAAGGCCCTGCAGGACCGGTCTCTGGACAGTCCCCTGCAGGTACCGTTTGAGCAGGCTAACctgctgacatcatcacccgGAGTGTATAAATGCCCCCCCCAGCTTTATAatgctgcagtgttttgtgaTTGCCCTGTGTTGTTCCAAATCTGTTACGCCCCTGCCAGGCCTCTCTGCTTTGCATCCTCATGACATGTACTGTCCCCTGAGGAGGATTCCAGTGGGCCATCAAAGAGTAGAAttacccccccctccttctACCAGTCGAGACAACAGATTCATTGTATTTGTTCTGCTGCGGACTGAAAACACACATGGCATTTCAGTTCAACTGCTGTTAATATCTGCACGTTTATTGTGGCTTTACTAACACTGTACCCTCAGTTACTAATTTTCAGTCTCCTTCCTGTACCTTCTGTGGCATTAATCTTAAATTGTGAGTATATATAAACTACTACGATCAGGTGTGGCACCAATGACTTTGATATCAGCTCTGCTCGTTGCctaaatatttttgtatgtgttattgtaagtcgctcaggataagagcgtcactaaaatactaaaactacatatttaaaaatgtaaacattttgtcTTCTGCTCTTTCAGGAGAAAGGTTCTGGAATGTTCAGTGTCACCCGTTTTCAGAGGATACTGTTGTTCTTCCCTCTCCCAGGTTAACAGTGCCTACACCGGCGTCTGTGTGACCAACGTCTGCTCGGACGGGACCATCTACTGCCAGCTGCCATCGCGAGGCCAGGCCAAGCTTAACGAGACACTGAAGAAGATCGATGCCTACTTCCACTCACAGGTGACTTCCTGTCAttcccaccaatcacagccctgcatttgtgctggggggtgggggttatttACTGCATGCTTGGCTGATTGGCAACAACATGTCCCTGGGGTTTTGGTGATTGtggagtgtgtcagtgtgtgatgaTTCATGGGGTATGTTAGTTGGTCAGTGTGGTGATTGATGAATGGAGTACGTCAGTCGGTCAGTGTGTTGTGATTGGTGTAGTATGTCAGTCGGTCAGTGTGTTTTTATTGATGGGCTATGTCagtttggtcagtgtgtggtgCATTGTTGGGGTATGGCAGTCGGTCAGTGTGCGGTGCTTGATGAGGTATGTCAGTCAGCCGGTGTGCGGTGCTTGATGGGGTATGTCAGTTGGTCAGTGTGTGGTGCATTGTTGGGGTATGACAGTCGGTCAGTGTGCGGTGCTTGATGGGGAATGTCAGTTGGTCAGTGTGCGGTGCTTGATGGGGTATGTCAGTTGGTCAGTGTGTGGTGCATTGTTGGGATCCACTTTGTGTCCTTTctctggatggacagatgggGATT is part of the Anguilla anguilla isolate fAngAng1 chromosome 7, fAngAng1.pri, whole genome shotgun sequence genome and encodes:
- the tdrd7b gene encoding tudor domain-containing protein 7B isoform X4, with the protein product MRGQKAKPRTSLRQPDHTGRSSRGGAQIPVGGRSGGVGDHRQASGRDSQPNGRVATPPQNRAPATQTRKPPAPTDRSEKRMALPSRFQKEVQTHLSRNPQQAAAPANLNESAPPAKARGAQPSSGYSPQVVQTRIREVLNKHSNGLWVSKLPQLYRELYKEEFPQEALRDLEHWSHIGTVEKPCSSNPSELLLYPSKDPPRPSSAPGRKSRTPTPPLPASCSSSSASSSPSSSSPSSPCPSPSPQPPQPLPPDLKAKLGELLQKHSNGVWAHALPKLFLDTYKRKLPEHALRDLSLLADVCTVDHPMPGNPKKAILYARAAGGEPARKRADPEAGRRPGAQSVPPLQIPEAEYPSVLVLEASSTSSVVLRYIGEGYSQAQEALEDQMWEFYGQGGTPKALPSPAPGQLAAVKNEEEEEVLRARVCEVAADKVKVYYVDHGFSELVSKEKLLELHETFCRLPFQAAKCRLAGLEPFCSEPAVLKRLESLACEKILLAEILERDQTPLVVLYDTSQDDDVNINAACMKALQDRSLDSPLQVNSAYTGVCVTNVCSDGTIYCQLPSRGQAKLNETLKKIDAYFHSQVTSEFLVSKPFCGKCCLARCKGKWARVEITNLHGSRVLDIQFLDLGIPASVEVIELREVPPPFLRDLMSIPAQAVKCCLADVPVDVGSWTADAVQRLRDAALGCAECSMKVAKLDEAKRLAHIYLFTSKSFHDADHSVNHQLADSDLWKHQKDVFLSNRSPAKTKVDPNSNTKPNLNSKTTSKTKPNHNSTTKTNDNSTTKPNHNTNSDTNANTNSNAVSDPNHNTTSNTSTKRPSLKKPFSPPPEIGDAPPQSPTASLLLPPPLALPPPGQNMDVYVSVACHPGHFVLQPWQDLYKLAVLMGEMILYYNKMDEQPAHVEKNQIYAAKVENDWHRVLVKCVLNNGLVSVYELDYGKHELVSITLLRPLVQEFRQFPFQGITAQLAGLKPRQWSEEASIVFRNHVEKKPLVAQVESVQEGPQAWDRKVVVYLVDTSREETDIWVHDIMSEFTEELTKAA